A single region of the Pontibacter kalidii genome encodes:
- a CDS encoding beta-1,6-N-acetylglucosaminyltransferase: MMEKAYIILAHKNPSQLYRLLSRLDDNASTFFVHIDKQVSLHDFSSLSDFGNKINYVKRVKSSWASFELVEATLNALNAIKASKQQFDTIVLLSGQDYPIKSNEIINDYFHTSKYSVFIEYFPIPNYKRWQNRGGAFRLDKYFFGFKFHQRFTAKALNFLANFFPFLTRRLPNNLVPYGGSQWWTIDIYALEYILDYVEKNPAYVSFHKATFAPDEIFFQTILLNTKDEKLLRSIINNNKRYMIFKDRTQHPEILTNENYKDLVISNALYARKFDYSIDTEILDLIDNACLSKVNEQGKLERNY, translated from the coding sequence ATGATGGAAAAGGCTTATATAATTTTGGCCCACAAGAACCCTTCACAACTTTACCGTTTGTTAAGTAGGCTAGATGATAATGCATCCACATTTTTTGTACATATCGATAAACAAGTCTCTTTACATGATTTTTCTAGCTTATCAGATTTTGGCAATAAGATTAATTATGTCAAAAGAGTAAAGTCAAGTTGGGCTAGCTTCGAACTGGTTGAAGCAACATTAAACGCCTTGAATGCCATTAAAGCGTCAAAGCAACAATTCGACACTATCGTTTTACTAAGCGGGCAAGACTATCCAATAAAGAGTAATGAGATTATAAATGACTATTTTCACACTTCTAAGTATAGTGTCTTCATAGAATATTTCCCTATCCCTAACTATAAGAGGTGGCAAAACAGGGGAGGCGCATTTCGCCTTGACAAGTACTTCTTTGGGTTTAAATTTCATCAAAGGTTCACTGCTAAAGCACTTAATTTTTTAGCTAACTTTTTTCCATTTCTAACGAGAAGGCTGCCTAATAACTTAGTTCCGTATGGTGGGTCCCAATGGTGGACGATTGATATATATGCATTGGAATATATTCTAGATTATGTCGAAAAGAACCCGGCATACGTATCTTTTCATAAAGCTACCTTTGCACCGGACGAGATCTTTTTCCAGACTATACTTTTGAATACTAAAGATGAGAAGCTTTTAAGAAGCATTATAAATAATAACAAGAGATATATGATTTTTAAAGATCGAACACAACACCCAGAAATACTTACTAATGAAAATTATAAAGACCTCGTAATCTCAAATGCTTTATATGCCAGAAAGTTTGATTATTCTATTGACACCGAGATATTAGACCTAATAGATAACGCTTGTCTATCCAAAGTAAACGAGCAAGGTAAGCTTGAAAGAAACTACTAA